The following are from one region of the Ochotona princeps isolate mOchPri1 chromosome 4, mOchPri1.hap1, whole genome shotgun sequence genome:
- the PHLDA2 gene encoding pleckstrin homology-like domain family A member 2: MKTPGEVLREGELEKRSDSLFQLWKKKRGVLTPDRLRLFPSGPGARPKELRFHSILKVDCVERTGKYVYFTIVTTDRKEIDFRCAGESCWNAAITLALIDFQNRRALEDFRGRQERAAPAAQPDARTARAP; this comes from the coding sequence atgaAGACCCCCGGCGAGGTGCTGCGCGAGGGCGAGCTGGAGAAGCGCAGTGACAGCCTGTTCCAGCTGTGGAAGAAGAAGCGCGGCGTGCTGACCCCCGACCGCCTCCGCCTCTTCCCCTCCGGCCCCGGCGCGCGCCCCAAGGAGCTGCGCTTTCACTCCATCCTCAAGGTGGACTGCGTGGAGCGCACGGGCAAGTACGTGTACTTCACCATCGTCACCACCGACCGCAAGGAGATCGACTTCCGCTGCGCCGGTGAGAGCTGCTGGAACGCGGCCATCACGCTGGCCCTCATCGACTTCCAGAACCGCCGCGCGCTCGAAGACTTCCGTGGCCGGCAGGAGCGCGCCGCGCCCGCCGCGCAGCCCGACGCCCGGACGGCCCGCGCGCCCTGA
- the SLC22A18 gene encoding solute carrier family 22 member 18, with translation MQFSILPYVSRDLGLDTVVFGYLQTTFGVMQLLGGPVFGRFADQRGARAALSLSFLAAAGLFALLAAACSPALPGALLLFASRLPAALMHTLPAAQMVIADLSPPEKRPEALGRLGLCLGVGMILGSMLGGTLSAACGLQCPVIACLAASLLGMVLSLTYIPTSTKGAGSNVRASPPDGAQASVFDLKAIGRLLLLPGVLRVFLVRVVSGFPSGVFMVMFSVISMDFFQLDAAQAGYLMSFSGVLQMLVQGLVIGRLSRHFSEEALLRASVLVFMLVGLAMAFMSTVLHFCLLMPGFTFSFCLLGVVTDSMLTKAVSPSDTGTMLGLCAAVHPLTRTLGPMLGGLLYRSFGVSVFGYLQFTVNLLVLLLLSRAHRKGDKVH, from the exons ATGCAGTTTTCCATCTTGCCT TACGTGTCCCGGGATCTGGGCCTTGACACCGTGGTCTTTGGGTACCTGCAGACCACCTTTGGGGTGATGCAGTTGCTGGGCGGACCCGTGTTCGGCAG GTTCGCCGACCAGCGCGGGGCGCGCGCCGCCTTGTCGCTCTCATTCCTGGCGGCCGCGGGGCTCTTCGCGTTGCTGGCCGCCGCCTGCAGCCCCGCGCTGCCCGGCGCCCTCCTGCTGTTCGCCTCGCGCCTGCCCGCGGCGCTCATGCACACCTTGCCAG CCGCCCAGATGGTCATCGCCGACCTGTCCCCACCCGAGAAGCGGCCCGAGGCCCTGGGCCGGCTCGGCCTCTGCTTGGGCGTGGGCATGATCCTGGGCTCCATGCTCGGCGGGACCCTGAGCGCCGCGTGCGG gCTTCAGTGTCCAGTCATTGCATGCCTCGCAGCCAGCCTGCTGGGGATGGTCCTCAGTCTCACCTATATCCCCACTAGCACCAAAGGGGCCGGCTCCAACGTCCGGGCCTCCCCGCCAG ACGGCGCCCAGGCCAGTGTGTTTGACCTCAAGGCCATTGgccggctgttgctgctgcccggCGTCCTGCGAGTGTTCCTGGTCAGGGTGGTCTCCGGCTTCCCCTCAG GGGTCTTCATGGTCATGTTCTCTGTCATATCCATGGACTTCTTCCAGCTGGATGCCGCGCAGGCCGGCTACCTCATGTCCTTCTCTGGGGTCCTGCAGATG CTGGTCCAGGGCCTGGTCATCGGGAGGCTCAGTCGCCACTTCTCGGAGGAAGCGCTGCTGCGGGCCAGCGTGCTGGTCTTCATGCTGGTGGGCCTGGCCATG GCGTTCATGTCCACTGTGCTCCacttctgcctgctgatgcctGGCTTCACCTTCAGTTTCTGCTTGCTTGGCGTGGTCACGGACAGCATGCTGACCAAGGCCGTGTCGCCCTCCGACACAG gGACCATGCTGGGCCTGTGTGCAGCCGTGCACCCCCTGACCCGCACCCTGGGGCCCATGCTGGGCGGCCTGCTCTACCGCAGCTTCGGCGTCTCCGTCTTCGGCTACCTGCAGTTCACCGTCAACCTGctggtcctgctgctgctctcgCGGGCGCACCGGAAGGGGGACAAAGTCCACTGA
- the CDKN1C gene encoding cyclin-dependent kinase inhibitor 1C isoform X2: MGTVLLKLKILHYANRGGARARGGGAGAYKGGAGGPREPQAGSSVLEGAGQAWASEPANQRASEPAPRGRGCHSDEASQLDEGTARDATHSILAMERMVARGTFPMLVRTSACRSLFGPVDHEELGRELRMRLAELSAEDQNRWDFNFQQDVPLRGPGRLQWMEVDSESVPAFYRETVQVGRCRLLVATRPAPPVAVAVIPPPEPRDAQFLDDLEEPPEQPPNDPAPARAATPPPAPPAPAPPAPPAPAAAAAADPVPDPDPVSDPDADEAPQDGAEQGAIEAQEALAEQLNSGMSGRPAAGSATAGANDFFAKRKRSAPDSKAPGDGPAGCPAPSAAPGLGAPEQTPRKRLR; the protein is encoded by the exons ATGGGCACGGTGTTGTTGAAACTGAAAATACTACATTATGCTAATCGCGGCGGGGCCCGCGCGcgcgggggtggggccggcgcgTATAAAGGGGGCGCGGGCGGCCCCCGCGAGCCACAGGCCGGGAGCTCTGTGCTtgagggtgcaggccaggcttgGGCGAGCGAGCCAGCGAACCAGCGAGCCAGCGAGCCAGCACCGAGGGGGCGCGGTTGCCACTCGGACGAAGCGAGCCAGTTGGACGAAGGAACGGCGCGCGACGCGACCCACAG CATTTTAGCCATGGAACGCATGGTGGCCCGTGGAACCTTCCCGATGCTGGTGCGCACCAGCGCCTGCCGCAGCCTCTTCGGGCCGGTGGACCACGAGGAGCTGGGCCGCGAGCTGCGGATGCGCCTCGCCGAGCTGAGCGCCGAGGACCAGAACCGCTGGGACTTCAACTTCCAGCAAGATGTGCCGCTGCGTGGTCCCGGACGTCTGCAGTGGATGGAGGTGGACAGCGAGTCGGTGCCCGCCTTCTACCGCGAGACCGTGCAGGTGGGGCGCTGTCGCCTGCTCGTGGCGACCCGACCCGCCCCCCCGGTCGCCGTGGCTGTCATCCCGCCTCCCGAACCGCGGGACGCCCAGTTCCTCGACGACCTCGAGGAGCCGCCGGAGCAGCCGCCCAACGACCCGGCCCCGGCCCGGGCGGCCACTCCGCCGCCGGCCCCGCCGGCCCCAGCTCCGCCGGCCCCGCCGGCCCCGGCCGCGGCCGCAGCAGCCGACCCGGTCCCGGACCCGGACCCGGTCTCCGATCCGGATGCTGACGAGGCGCCGCAAGACGGCGCCGAGCAGGGCGCGATCGAGGCGCAGGAGGCGCTCGCGGAGCAGCTCAACTCCGGGATGTCTGGACGCCCCGCGGCCGGCTCCGCTACTGCGGGCGCCAACG ACTTCTTCGCCAAGCGCAAACGCTCCGCGCCCGACAGCAAGGCGCCCGGCGACGGCCCCGCCGGCTGCCCCGCTCCCAGCGCCGCGCCCGGCCTGGGCGCGCCCGAGCAGACCCCGCGCAAGCGCCTGAGATGA
- the CDKN1C gene encoding cyclin-dependent kinase inhibitor 1C isoform X1 produces MGTVLLKLKILHYANRGGARARGGGAGAYKGGAGGPREPQAGSSVLEGAGQAWASEPANQRASEPAPRGRGCHSDEASQLDEGTARDATHSILAMERMVARGTFPMLVRTSACRSLFGPVDHEELGRELRMRLAELSAEDQNRWDFNFQQDVPLRGPGRLQWMEVDSESVPAFYRETVQVGRCRLLVATRPAPPVAVAVIPPPEPRDAQFLDDLEEPPEQPPNDPAPARAATPPPAPPAPAPPAPPAPAAAAAADPVPDPDPVSDPDADEAPQDGAEQGAIEAQEALAEQLNSGMSGRPAAGSATAGANGAATKKLSGPLISDFFAKRKRSAPDSKAPGDGPAGCPAPSAAPGLGAPEQTPRKRLR; encoded by the exons ATGGGCACGGTGTTGTTGAAACTGAAAATACTACATTATGCTAATCGCGGCGGGGCCCGCGCGcgcgggggtggggccggcgcgTATAAAGGGGGCGCGGGCGGCCCCCGCGAGCCACAGGCCGGGAGCTCTGTGCTtgagggtgcaggccaggcttgGGCGAGCGAGCCAGCGAACCAGCGAGCCAGCGAGCCAGCACCGAGGGGGCGCGGTTGCCACTCGGACGAAGCGAGCCAGTTGGACGAAGGAACGGCGCGCGACGCGACCCACAG CATTTTAGCCATGGAACGCATGGTGGCCCGTGGAACCTTCCCGATGCTGGTGCGCACCAGCGCCTGCCGCAGCCTCTTCGGGCCGGTGGACCACGAGGAGCTGGGCCGCGAGCTGCGGATGCGCCTCGCCGAGCTGAGCGCCGAGGACCAGAACCGCTGGGACTTCAACTTCCAGCAAGATGTGCCGCTGCGTGGTCCCGGACGTCTGCAGTGGATGGAGGTGGACAGCGAGTCGGTGCCCGCCTTCTACCGCGAGACCGTGCAGGTGGGGCGCTGTCGCCTGCTCGTGGCGACCCGACCCGCCCCCCCGGTCGCCGTGGCTGTCATCCCGCCTCCCGAACCGCGGGACGCCCAGTTCCTCGACGACCTCGAGGAGCCGCCGGAGCAGCCGCCCAACGACCCGGCCCCGGCCCGGGCGGCCACTCCGCCGCCGGCCCCGCCGGCCCCAGCTCCGCCGGCCCCGCCGGCCCCGGCCGCGGCCGCAGCAGCCGACCCGGTCCCGGACCCGGACCCGGTCTCCGATCCGGATGCTGACGAGGCGCCGCAAGACGGCGCCGAGCAGGGCGCGATCGAGGCGCAGGAGGCGCTCGCGGAGCAGCTCAACTCCGGGATGTCTGGACGCCCCGCGGCCGGCTCCGCTACTGCGGGCGCCAACGGTGCGGCCACCAAGAAGCTGTCCGGGCCTCTCATCTCCG ACTTCTTCGCCAAGCGCAAACGCTCCGCGCCCGACAGCAAGGCGCCCGGCGACGGCCCCGCCGGCTGCCCCGCTCCCAGCGCCGCGCCCGGCCTGGGCGCGCCCGAGCAGACCCCGCGCAAGCGCCTGAGATGA